In one window of Hyla sarda isolate aHylSar1 chromosome 1, aHylSar1.hap1, whole genome shotgun sequence DNA:
- the LOC130272944 gene encoding vomeronasal type-2 receptor 26-like, translating into MIEYLMEQCRGSYDDIYQLLESGWKNCITIAALKRTWKMIPVSTCSEQCPPGYKRTIKPGIHKCCFECLKCSKGEITNETDSVSCLKCPEDQWPNDMNECVPKPIEFLSYKNDPTVFIVSIISVLCLVKTSTILGIFILFRDTPVVRANNQTLSFILLVSIMLSFLCVFLFLGRPTHVTCMLRQTSFGIIFSVAISSILAKTIMVYMAFKATKPGSSWRKFIGVKITNCVVFFCSFLQVLISIIWLSTSPPFPEKNTHLYQDKIIFQCNEGSMLAFSVLLGYMGLLAAVSFIVAFLARNLPDSFNEAKNITFSMLVVCSVWVAFIPSYMSVTGKNTVLVEIFAIISSSVGILGCIFFPKCFIILVRPELNSKSGLSRQKAL; encoded by the exons ATGATTGAGTATTTGATGGAACAATGTAGAGGATCATATGATGATATTTACCAGTTACTGGAGTCAGGATGGAAAAACTGTATAACAATAGCTGCCTTGAAAAGAACgtggaaaatg ATCCCAGTGTCTACCTGCTCTGAACAGTGTCCTCCAGGTTATAAGAGAACCATAAAACCAGGAATACATAAATGCTGCTTTGAATGTTTGAAATGCTCAAAGGGAGAAATAACCAATGAAACAG ATAGTGTCTCATGCCTAAAATGTCCCGAAGATCAATGGCCAAATGACATGAATGAGTGTGTACCAAAACCTATAGAATTTCTGTCTTACAAAAATGACCCCACAGTTTTCATAGTCTCCATTATTTCAGTATTATGTTTGGTCAAAACATCTACGATCTTGGGAATCTTCATTCTATTCAGAGACACTCCGGTGGTCAGAGCAAATAATCAAACCCTGAGCTTCATTCTCCTGGTTTCCATCATGTTGAGTTTCCTCTGTGTATTTTTGTTCCTGGGTCGTCCTACACATGTCACCTGTATGCTCCGTCAGACTTCATTCGGGATCATCTTCTCAGTAGCTATCTCTTCTATTCTGGCTAAAACCATCATGGTCTACATGGCCTTCAAAGCCACCAAACCTGGAAGTTCCTGGAGGAAATTTATTGGTGTGAAAATTACAAACTGTGTTGTCTTCTTCTGTTCATTTCTTCAAGTCCTAATAAGTATCATTTGGTTATCTACATCTCCTCCATTCCCAGAAAAGAACACTCACTTATACCAAGACAAGATAATATTCCAGTGTAATGAAGGGTCCATGCTGGCCTTCTCCGTACTCCTGGGCTATATGGGACTACTTGCAGCTGTTAGTTTCATTGTTGCTTTCTTGGCCAGAAATTTACCAGATAGTTTTAATGAAGCTAAAAACATCACGTTCAGCATGCTGGTTGTCTGCAGTGTCTGGGTGGCTTTTATCCCCTCCTATATGAGTGTTACTGGGAAGAATACAGTTCTTGTAGAAATATTTGCTATAATATCTTCAAGTGTTGGTATTTTGGGCTGCATATTCTTCCCTAAATGTTTTATAATACTGGTGAGGCCAGAATTAAATTCAAAAAGTGGTTTGTCAAGACAAAAAGCATTATAA